CTTATTTCAGATTGTGACGAAACCCGGATTTGAAAAACacttgtatggtgggtgtcgccGATGAAACAAGACGCATACTCTtacggaacacctggtcttattcctccagtactttttCCGGGGTCTCTTTTACGAAtctataattttgtttatatcttgCCCGCGTTTAATCGACTTTGAGTTTGACTTACGGTTTCGTTGTTTGATCGCAATCCTTAGTTGTTTATGGTCTTATTTCGATCAAATTAACTCTATGTAATAgagaaacttttttttatagtaaacGGCTTGTATATTAAACTATTATACTTTCTATCCCTCCGCTTCCCATTGTATATCTAGACTCGAATTTTAATACTCCTGTGGAGCTGCTAACACATATCGAAAACAACATCACAAAATGAGATTACATGTAGGACAACTCTGTTGTCTATTACTTGAGTAGCTTTCAATTCAAAACCAGAACAGTGCCTAAAGTTACAAAGGGTGCGACCAATTGGTACAGGTAAAATgcatttttcattaaaattttgaatccttaaagAATTTCATATCCCAACCTTACAAAACTGAAAAACTCTTCTTTAGTTagaatgcccccccccccccccccccaccccttttttaaagattttttttggtttttgttttttgtttttgttttgcgaATTTATAAATATCAGGATAAAAACCAAGCAGATAACGATATTTGCAGTATAGTGTAGCATAGAGAGCCTCATCTCATCCCCACTTTCGTTTTCTCAAAATTTATCCCAAGAAAGAAAACTACAACATATTCTACGGCTTGGTGAAATAGTGACTTCCTTTAtgtatgtgaccttgaccttcggtGATGCTATGGAACTTTAGCCCATGACCTTGGCACACATTTGTCTCGTTGTTGTATACAAAGGACACGCACGCATTACTTCGTTTACAGGCCACAGCACACTGTCCGGGGTTATCAGCTGTCAAAGACCACGTGATGTTGGCTGTCATGTTTATGTTCTGAAGTCCGGGTTTCACAGCCCATAGGAAACGTTGGTAGCAGTGCAATGGTGGACCTTAAACAAAAGAGAAAAATATTCCAAGGTTTAATCCTGATATATTTTCAATACGTTTGGTATAGCACAATATCATCCCCATTATCACCATCAACCCATACTGTAATGACATTGTAAAAATActaatttttaataaaaatgtttccAACAAATGTCTTCATAATTTTGAAATCATATCATTTTGGATGGAGATGCAAACAGTGATCTTTCTATTCGCATGCCTAACCACATGAAAGAGAAACTCTTGGATATTGCAATAACTACGTTAACGGCACTGATTGCAGAAGGGGTATGTCTTAAGGAAATCACATGTTAAAACACAGGCGCCTACTTCTTGTTAGTATTGATAGAAAACAATATTAGACCCTTctcaccttgttgatatagcaTGAGTAGGTTCtagtatattttttattgatactTACCCGAAGCAGACGCCAGTGGTTAAAACTTAGAAAGCTAATAATGCATGTATTTTACCATTCTAATAATGCATGTTTTTTACCATTCTAATTGGA
This genomic stretch from Pecten maximus chromosome 16, xPecMax1.1, whole genome shotgun sequence harbors:
- the LOC117344948 gene encoding uncharacterized protein LOC117344948; this translates as MVDCNVYKSFWLSWLDNVISAGRGNTVDNDRLFSLTGEHPNQVRYVGITTGYGSSGEWKIPSKRPPLHCYQRFLWAVKPGLQNINMTANITWSLTADNPGQCAVACKRSNACVSFVYNNETNVCQGHGLKFHSITEGQGHIHKGSHYFTKP